Proteins encoded together in one Gloeothece verrucosa PCC 7822 window:
- a CDS encoding recombinase family protein, translating into MFIGYARVSTDDQNLNLQRDALLSAGCTKIYEDRLSGVKVARPGLQQALSVARSGDVLVIWRLDRLGRSLKDLIQTMETLEERGIELHSLSESITTTTSGGRLIFHLFGALAEFERNLIKERTSAGLKAARARGRKGGRPKALEPNKRKLAVKLYKEGQHTISEICQMMGISKPTLYSYVAEASLT; encoded by the coding sequence ATGTTTATTGGCTATGCCCGTGTCTCGACGGATGACCAAAACCTAAATCTTCAAAGAGATGCTCTTTTAAGTGCAGGCTGTACCAAAATCTATGAAGATCGTTTAAGCGGAGTCAAGGTGGCAAGACCTGGCTTACAACAAGCCCTCTCGGTAGCCCGATCTGGGGATGTTTTAGTAATCTGGCGTTTAGATCGTTTGGGACGATCATTAAAAGACTTGATCCAAACAATGGAAACCCTAGAAGAACGAGGGATCGAGTTACACAGTCTAAGCGAATCAATTACTACAACCACTTCAGGGGGACGTTTGATCTTTCATCTGTTTGGGGCATTGGCAGAATTCGAGCGTAATCTCATCAAAGAGCGCACGAGTGCCGGCTTAAAAGCAGCCAGAGCTAGAGGGCGTAAAGGAGGCAGACCAAAAGCCCTAGAACCCAATAAACGGAAATTGGCGGTCAAACTTTATAAAGAAGGACAACATACCATTTCTGAGATTTGTCAGATGATGGGCATTTCTAAACCCACTCTCTACAGTTACGTAGCGGAGGCATCCCTAACCTAA
- a CDS encoding DDE-type integrase/transposase/recombinase codes for MPPEALVVLKQRLEMLPPRCHERRVLMEETATLYGISIDTLYRALRLLSRPKSAHRADRGKPRKLSTPEMEHYCEVIAAFKIRTSNKKGRHLSTARAIELLEEYGLLTPQGFVQPPKGLLNKSTVNYYLKAWGYEHQYLIQQPPCVRFQAEYSNDCWQFDLSPSDLKHISHPSWVEPGRGNPQLMIYSIVDDRSGVCYQEYRCVYGEDVEAALRFLFNAMSAKGIEEFPFQGIPQMLYMDNGPIAKSRIFQNVMECLGISVKTHVPNGKDGRRMTARAKGKVERPFRTVKEAHETLYHFHQPETETEANQWLIKYLLHYNNQLHREGNLSRLEDWMRHLPATGIRQMCSWERFCTFAREPERRKVDGSARVSVDGVAYEVEPSLAGETVTLWWGLFDNELYVEKDEQRFGPFHPIDGPIPLHRYRKFKTSKRQERTERIEALAKQIELPLEALKKHSSLTLVNFESPLPTLIPFQDPDPFQEFTYPTILSAKRAIADYLGQPLAKLGDEQKAFIEGLLEKTLNKKQITEQVRAYFYPHQKGEPHAH; via the coding sequence ATACCCCCTGAAGCTTTAGTCGTTTTAAAACAGCGTTTGGAGATGCTGCCACCTCGTTGTCACGAACGGCGGGTATTAATGGAGGAAACAGCCACTCTATACGGCATTTCAATCGACACTTTATACCGAGCATTACGTTTGTTATCTCGACCGAAGTCGGCACATCGGGCAGACCGAGGGAAACCCAGAAAACTTTCAACCCCAGAAATGGAGCATTATTGTGAGGTAATAGCAGCGTTTAAAATTCGTACCTCAAACAAAAAAGGCCGACATTTGTCGACAGCACGAGCAATCGAGTTACTTGAAGAATATGGACTCTTAACGCCTCAAGGATTTGTTCAACCCCCAAAAGGTCTATTAAATAAAAGCACTGTCAATTATTATTTAAAAGCATGGGGATATGAGCATCAGTATCTAATTCAACAGCCCCCCTGTGTTAGATTTCAAGCCGAATATAGTAACGATTGCTGGCAATTTGACCTGAGTCCCTCAGATTTAAAACACATTTCTCATCCATCATGGGTTGAGCCAGGTAGAGGAAATCCTCAGTTAATGATTTACAGTATTGTTGATGATCGTAGTGGAGTTTGTTATCAGGAATATCGCTGTGTCTATGGTGAAGATGTAGAAGCGGCTTTACGCTTTTTATTTAATGCTATGAGTGCTAAAGGAATCGAAGAATTTCCCTTTCAAGGCATTCCACAAATGCTCTACATGGATAATGGTCCAATCGCCAAAAGTCGAATTTTTCAAAATGTTATGGAGTGCTTAGGAATCTCTGTAAAAACTCATGTTCCCAATGGCAAAGATGGAAGGCGAATGACGGCTAGGGCAAAAGGAAAGGTAGAAAGACCTTTTCGTACCGTCAAAGAAGCTCACGAAACGCTCTATCATTTTCATCAACCGGAAACTGAGACTGAAGCTAATCAATGGTTAATAAAATATTTGTTACATTACAACAACCAGTTACATCGGGAAGGAAATCTTTCACGATTAGAAGACTGGATGCGCCATTTACCCGCTACAGGAATCCGTCAAATGTGTAGCTGGGAACGATTTTGTACTTTTGCTCGTGAACCCGAACGTCGAAAAGTCGATGGGTCGGCTAGAGTTTCAGTCGATGGAGTAGCTTATGAAGTCGAACCGTCCTTGGCGGGAGAAACCGTAACTTTGTGGTGGGGTTTATTTGATAATGAATTATATGTCGAAAAAGATGAACAACGTTTTGGTCCATTTCATCCTATTGATGGGCCAATCCCCTTACATCGTTACCGTAAATTTAAAACAAGTAAGCGTCAAGAACGAACTGAACGGATTGAAGCGTTAGCCAAGCAAATTGAGTTGCCTTTAGAAGCATTAAAAAAACATAGTTCCCTGACTCTAGTCAACTTTGAATCACCATTACCAACTTTAATTCCTTTTCAAGATCCAGACCCTTTTCAAGAATTTACTTACCCGACAATTTTGAGTGCCAAACGAGCAATTGCTGACTATTTAGGGCAACCTTTGGCTAAACTAGGAGATGAGCAAAAAGCTTTTATTGAAGGGCTTTTAGAGAAGACTTTGAACAAAAAGCAGATCACTGAGCAGGTACGGGCTTACTTTTATCCTCATCAAAAAGGAGAACCTCATGCTCATTGA
- a CDS encoding ExeA family protein — protein sequence MLIEVMEHYSLVREFRRAGYYETVHQQQLFKEIKAAIASGRLVALTGVVGCGKTVTLRRLQAALIKEGKILVSKSLSVDKNRATLTTLISALFYDLSADKTVKIPSQGEKRERELRELIRKGKKPVALFVDEAHDLHSKTLTGLKRLIEVVEDGGGILSVVLAGHPKLKNDLRRPTMEEIGYRAAVFSLDGLIGSQREYIEWLVKVCTPEKTQLQDILLPEAIDLLASRLRTPLQIEQHLSLAFEEAYQMGEKTVSVDIIESVLSKQIDDLEPTLTRHGYNVKSLAEQFNTKPAEIRSLFGGQLDAVRAQELREQMLAAGLPI from the coding sequence ATGCTCATTGAAGTGATGGAACACTATAGCTTAGTACGAGAATTCCGTCGCGCTGGTTATTATGAAACAGTCCATCAACAACAGCTTTTTAAAGAGATTAAAGCGGCAATCGCTTCGGGGCGGTTGGTAGCACTGACAGGTGTCGTGGGTTGTGGCAAAACTGTTACTTTACGTAGATTACAAGCCGCATTGATTAAAGAAGGGAAAATTCTGGTTTCTAAATCTCTCTCAGTAGACAAAAATCGAGCGACTTTGACAACTTTAATTTCGGCTCTTTTTTACGATCTTAGTGCCGATAAAACTGTTAAAATTCCTTCTCAAGGAGAAAAAAGAGAACGAGAACTCCGAGAATTAATCCGTAAAGGCAAAAAACCGGTAGCTTTATTTGTCGATGAAGCCCATGATTTACATAGTAAAACTTTAACGGGACTGAAACGTTTAATTGAAGTCGTCGAAGATGGGGGAGGCATTCTCTCAGTAGTATTAGCTGGACATCCGAAGTTAAAAAATGATTTACGTCGTCCAACAATGGAAGAAATTGGCTATCGAGCGGCGGTTTTTTCTTTGGATGGTTTAATAGGCTCTCAACGGGAATATATCGAATGGTTAGTCAAAGTTTGTACACCAGAAAAAACACAATTACAAGATATTTTACTTCCAGAGGCGATTGATTTATTAGCATCTCGACTAAGAACTCCTCTACAAATCGAGCAGCATTTATCATTAGCTTTTGAGGAAGCTTATCAAATGGGAGAAAAAACCGTTTCTGTTGATATTATCGAGTCAGTTCTTTCAAAACAAATTGATGATTTAGAACCGACATTAACTCGACATGGTTACAACGTAAAAAGCTTGGCAGAACAGTTTAATACTAAGCCGGCTGAAATTCGTTCTTTATTCGGTGGACAACTTGATGCAGTGCGGGCACAGGAGTTACGCGAACAAATGTTAGCAGCCGGTTTACCCATTTAA
- a CDS encoding HNH endonuclease — protein MSAELRSFVIERAQGQCEYCLIHQDFSIYSHEVDHIIAIKHGGQTTPLNLCLSCLSCNRHKGSDLATIDLNTGEIIPLFNPRRQKWTEHFTLNNPYIDGLTPIGIATARLLKFNAPNRLIERQILRFARTLSSLILSHKFFFQ, from the coding sequence ATGAGTGCAGAACTCCGCTCTTTTGTGATTGAACGTGCCCAAGGTCAATGTGAATACTGCCTGATTCATCAAGATTTTTCCATCTATAGCCATGAAGTTGACCATATTATTGCCATTAAACATGGCGGTCAAACTACGCCCCTTAATCTTTGCCTCTCCTGCTTGTCTTGTAACCGTCACAAAGGCTCCGATTTGGCCACAATAGATCTCAACACTGGTGAAATTATTCCCTTATTTAACCCCCGTCGCCAAAAATGGACAGAACATTTCACTCTCAATAATCCCTATATTGACGGGCTTACTCCAATTGGCATTGCCACAGCGCGGTTATTAAAGTTCAACGCGCCCAACCGGCTCATTGAACGGCAAATTTTGCGCTTCGCAAGGACACTATCGTCTTTGATTTTATCTCATAAATTTTTTTTCCAATAA
- a CDS encoding SWIM zinc finger family protein, whose translation MGRGRSYARNGKIKEYYIENGKITALVRGSINPYFGVYKEPLYNINIEIKPISATDWSKALSYIGSKASWVSKLLMNEVPDNIEEAFSKYKLHLLPYSSKDFKTNCSCPDWENPCKHIAGVYYLVASELDQDPFLLFELRGISRSQLQQELAKTPLGKILSDAMNEQEIELEAVDSYYTQPRKVKASLPCSPKDFWHGEKRLPQTVPSASTGGVSAIVVKKGGEFPPFWKKDTSFIEVMEDFYQRVRTKNKGAF comes from the coding sequence TTGAAAACGGGAAAATTACAGCCTTAGTGAGGGGGTCAATCAATCCCTATTTCGGCGTTTATAAAGAACCTTTATACAATATAAACATTGAAATTAAGCCGATTTCTGCAACGGATTGGTCAAAAGCCCTGAGCTATATCGGCTCAAAGGCAAGCTGGGTTTCTAAGCTGCTCATGAATGAAGTCCCTGATAACATTGAAGAAGCATTTTCTAAATATAAGCTGCATTTACTTCCCTACAGTAGTAAAGACTTTAAAACTAATTGTTCTTGTCCCGATTGGGAAAATCCCTGTAAACATATCGCCGGAGTCTATTATTTAGTAGCATCCGAATTAGACCAAGATCCTTTTTTACTATTTGAACTGAGAGGAATTTCACGCTCCCAACTGCAACAGGAACTCGCAAAAACTCCTCTAGGAAAAATTCTCTCCGATGCGATGAATGAACAAGAAATTGAGCTTGAAGCTGTAGATTCTTACTATACCCAACCAAGAAAAGTAAAGGCATCATTACCATGTTCACCAAAAGACTTTTGGCATGGTGAAAAGCGCTTACCCCAAACCGTCCCTTCAGCAAGCACTGGAGGCGTGAGCGCCATTGTCGTCAAAAAAGGAGGTGAGTTTCCGCCGTTTTGGAAAAAAGACACTTCTTTTATTGAGGTGATGGAGGATTTCTACCAGCGCGTGAGAACGAAAAATAAAGGGGCGTTCTGA